Proteins from a genomic interval of Chitinimonas sp. BJYL2:
- a CDS encoding protein-disulfide reductase DsbD produces MRLTPSFVRLVVGLLASLPLFTHAASQVDTEHLSATLVSEQRVLAPGQTHWVGVRFRLQPHWHIYWRNPGDSGYPPSFSWTLPPGVEAGDIRWPAPSRIPAGPLTNFGYEQEVLLAVPLSVPVDFRASQLPLKLAAEWLVCEEVCIPESGEFDLTLPVGSVSQPDPVQAPVFAATRTRWPAASPPAGWQISAAVDAGQVAVSLQTPADTPAIKSLVFFPFDEGRMQPAAPQGFSAQAPGYGLRLSGAEIPTGLWDTLHGVMVADTGAAVPLAFEVRAPIQGAALGAIRPANVSVTKSVPALAAQADPARQPAQVGVFYAALLAFLGGALLNLMPCVFPVLSIKLLSLARHAGEGADARRARASHAAFYTAGVVLSFVALAGLLLVLKAGGASLGWGFQLQSPVFVAALAVLFFGLGLSLSGALPIATLAQDVPGAWRLRHPHLDAFASGALAVLVASPCTAPLMGVALGAAFTMPAVKTLAVFAALGLGMAAPYALLAILPGALRRLPRPGAWMERLKEFLAFPLYATVVWLAWVLTTQAGADGALYLGVALLGVALFAWLIRLQARTWRLGGALLALAVVAYAVMALSGPQATGKLATMPAERWQPYTPEALQMARQQHRAVFVDFTAAWCVTCQVNKRLVLARDAVLADFDAAGVHLMRADWTLKDPAITQELQRLGRNGVPVYALYAGHGEPVLLPEVLSHDAIKTALAALPAPEKSP; encoded by the coding sequence ATGCGCCTCACGCCTTCCTTTGTCCGGCTGGTTGTCGGCCTGCTTGCCAGTCTGCCGCTGTTCACCCACGCCGCCAGCCAGGTCGATACCGAGCACCTCAGCGCAACACTCGTCAGCGAACAGCGTGTGCTGGCACCCGGCCAGACGCACTGGGTCGGTGTTCGTTTCCGGCTCCAGCCTCATTGGCATATTTACTGGCGGAACCCGGGTGATTCGGGCTATCCGCCCAGTTTCAGCTGGACCTTGCCACCGGGGGTGGAGGCTGGAGACATTCGCTGGCCTGCACCCAGTCGTATTCCTGCCGGGCCGCTGACCAATTTTGGCTACGAGCAGGAGGTGCTGCTGGCGGTGCCGCTGAGCGTACCGGTGGATTTTCGCGCGTCGCAATTGCCACTCAAACTGGCGGCAGAGTGGTTGGTCTGCGAAGAGGTCTGCATTCCGGAGTCGGGTGAGTTTGATCTCACCCTGCCTGTCGGCTCGGTGAGTCAGCCAGATCCTGTCCAGGCGCCGGTGTTTGCCGCTACGCGGACACGCTGGCCCGCCGCATCGCCACCTGCCGGCTGGCAGATCAGCGCCGCCGTTGATGCGGGGCAGGTTGCCGTATCGCTCCAAACGCCGGCGGATACGCCAGCCATCAAGTCGCTGGTGTTTTTCCCGTTTGACGAGGGACGCATGCAGCCTGCTGCGCCACAGGGGTTCAGTGCTCAGGCACCAGGCTATGGTCTGCGTCTGAGTGGCGCCGAAATCCCTACCGGTCTTTGGGATACGCTGCATGGCGTCATGGTTGCCGATACGGGTGCTGCCGTGCCCCTGGCCTTTGAGGTGCGCGCGCCGATCCAGGGTGCAGCCCTTGGCGCTATCCGCCCTGCCAATGTCTCGGTCACGAAGTCAGTGCCCGCATTGGCAGCGCAGGCTGATCCAGCCCGCCAGCCGGCGCAGGTAGGGGTGTTCTATGCCGCTTTGCTGGCCTTTCTGGGCGGCGCGTTACTGAATCTGATGCCGTGTGTGTTCCCGGTGTTGTCTATCAAGTTGCTCAGCCTCGCGCGGCATGCCGGTGAGGGTGCCGACGCGCGGCGTGCACGGGCCAGCCATGCGGCTTTCTACACGGCGGGGGTTGTGCTCTCGTTTGTGGCATTGGCGGGTTTGCTGCTGGTACTCAAGGCGGGTGGTGCCTCGCTGGGCTGGGGCTTCCAGCTTCAGTCCCCGGTGTTTGTGGCCGCGCTTGCCGTGCTGTTTTTCGGCCTTGGCCTGTCTTTATCGGGAGCCTTACCCATTGCCACGCTGGCGCAGGATGTGCCCGGTGCCTGGCGTCTACGACACCCCCATCTGGATGCCTTTGCTTCGGGTGCGCTGGCGGTGCTGGTCGCGTCGCCCTGCACGGCGCCTTTGATGGGTGTCGCGTTGGGCGCGGCGTTCACCATGCCGGCGGTAAAGACGCTGGCCGTGTTTGCGGCGCTGGGTCTGGGCATGGCGGCCCCCTATGCCCTGCTGGCCATACTGCCAGGTGCATTGCGCCGCTTGCCCAGACCTGGCGCATGGATGGAACGTCTCAAGGAGTTTCTGGCGTTCCCACTCTATGCCACGGTGGTGTGGCTGGCTTGGGTGCTAACCACACAGGCCGGCGCAGACGGGGCGCTCTACCTTGGTGTTGCCTTGCTGGGTGTGGCGCTGTTTGCCTGGCTGATTCGTCTTCAGGCCAGAACCTGGCGACTGGGCGGGGCGCTGCTGGCGCTGGCCGTGGTGGCCTATGCCGTCATGGCCCTATCGGGCCCGCAAGCCACCGGCAAGCTCGCCACGATGCCGGCCGAACGATGGCAGCCCTACACGCCAGAGGCATTGCAGATGGCGCGTCAACAGCATCGCGCCGTCTTCGTGGACTTTACCGCGGCCTGGTGTGTGACCTGTCAGGTCAACAAACGGCTGGTGCTGGCGCGTGATGCCGTGCTGGCTGACTTTGATGCGGCAGGTGTACACCTGATGCGCGCGGACTGGACGCTCAAGGACCCTGCCATCACTCAGGAATTACAGCGTCTCGGGCGCAACGGGGTGCCGGTTTACGCCTTGTACGCCGGCCACGGGGAACCCGTGTTGTTGCCGGAGGTCCTCTCTCACGATGCCATCAAGACGGCGCTGGCCGCCCTGCCTGCGCCGGAGAAATCGCCCTAG
- a CDS encoding ABC transporter substrate-binding protein, which translates to MDHAKPDHQPPRSLRWCSVLAGALLMATAGIVSANEIKVAGALWCPYNCAVEKDPERKGFMIDMVEAIVSRQGYQFNYTEYPWRRALIATRALDQDLLAGTLKTDAPDFVFGKQAFGLSRSCFVTRADSNWQYTRVGDLKNQRIAVNKDQTFGDPVDSYLRDPRRRSYVFLGSGSDYLNAQMQAVGRAQVDVTLEDEYVVRDWFKRNGKESEYRFAGCINSGLVFVSASPRHPKAKAMVEMLDRGVVELRQSGELAKILAKYGIADWHQP; encoded by the coding sequence ATGGATCACGCCAAGCCCGACCATCAACCTCCACGCTCGCTACGCTGGTGTTCTGTTCTGGCCGGGGCTTTGCTCATGGCGACGGCGGGCATCGTGTCGGCGAACGAGATCAAGGTCGCTGGCGCGCTCTGGTGTCCCTACAACTGCGCGGTCGAGAAGGATCCCGAACGCAAGGGTTTCATGATCGATATGGTGGAAGCCATCGTCAGCCGCCAGGGCTATCAGTTCAACTACACCGAGTACCCCTGGCGCCGCGCGTTGATCGCCACGCGCGCCCTGGATCAGGATCTCCTCGCGGGTACGCTCAAGACCGACGCGCCGGATTTTGTGTTCGGCAAGCAGGCTTTCGGCCTGAGCCGCAGCTGCTTTGTGACCCGTGCCGATTCGAACTGGCAATACACCCGTGTGGGGGATCTCAAGAACCAGCGGATCGCCGTCAACAAGGATCAGACCTTCGGGGACCCGGTAGACAGCTATCTCAGGGACCCGCGCCGTCGCAGCTATGTGTTTCTGGGTAGCGGCAGCGATTACCTGAATGCACAGATGCAGGCCGTGGGTCGGGCTCAGGTCGATGTAACGCTTGAAGACGAATATGTGGTGCGCGACTGGTTCAAGCGCAACGGCAAGGAATCGGAATACCGTTTTGCTGGCTGCATCAACAGTGGTTTGGTCTTTGTGTCCGCGTCGCCCCGGCATCCCAAGGCCAAGGCCATGGTCGAGATGCTGGACCGGGGCGTGGTGGAACTGCGCCAGTCCGGTGAGCTCGCGAAAATACTCGCCAAGTACGGAATTGCCGACTGGCACCAGCCCTGA
- a CDS encoding MFS transporter, with protein MSASSLLRHRPFLLLWLGSMAASLGLAVALLAETWYAVQVLKLEAQLGYVLLAGTLPRLLLMALGGVLADRLPRGKLMAGSFVARALLLMLMGWLIAQGWLGFAELLIMAALYGVLDALFWPARDAILPQLLSGNALTQANAWMLATNQLGLVLGPMVGSALLAWHDFPMVFALTGVLMLAGAIACAAIVISPAGQRIHTDMWQSLREGLACAWHTPVLRWILLIYAFANLLFMGPMGLAPALLAAKLEGGSATVLAQLQSALSAGMLVGGILLGLYPPRRKRLLMICGLIAIEGVLLALLPQSTALGATLIQLLIGLCIAGNNVPMLSLLQQHTPPDKIGRVMSLNSMASLGLTPVAYGLCSLLLAGGVSLGWLAAGGGLLLAALCILLPLCVRTLRQTD; from the coding sequence ATGTCCGCGTCCAGCCTCTTACGTCACCGCCCTTTCCTTTTGCTCTGGCTTGGCAGCATGGCCGCCAGCCTGGGATTGGCGGTCGCCTTGCTCGCCGAAACCTGGTATGCCGTGCAAGTACTCAAACTCGAAGCCCAACTGGGTTATGTGCTGCTTGCCGGCACTTTGCCGAGGCTGCTGCTGATGGCCTTGGGAGGCGTGCTGGCAGACCGGCTGCCACGCGGCAAGTTGATGGCAGGCTCGTTTGTGGCGCGGGCACTGCTGCTCATGCTGATGGGCTGGCTGATTGCCCAGGGCTGGCTGGGCTTTGCCGAGCTGCTGATCATGGCGGCGCTGTATGGCGTGCTCGACGCCCTGTTCTGGCCTGCGCGCGACGCCATCTTGCCGCAGCTGCTCAGCGGCAATGCGCTCACCCAGGCCAATGCCTGGATGCTGGCCACCAACCAGCTGGGGCTCGTGCTCGGGCCCATGGTGGGCAGCGCGCTGCTGGCCTGGCACGACTTCCCCATGGTGTTTGCACTGACGGGCGTGCTCATGCTGGCCGGTGCAATCGCCTGTGCCGCCATCGTGATCAGTCCTGCTGGCCAGCGCATCCACACCGATATGTGGCAATCGCTGCGCGAAGGCTTGGCCTGCGCCTGGCACACCCCGGTACTCCGCTGGATCCTGCTGATCTACGCCTTCGCCAACCTCTTGTTCATGGGACCCATGGGGCTGGCACCGGCGCTGCTTGCAGCCAAACTTGAAGGTGGCAGTGCCACCGTGCTGGCGCAGCTGCAAAGCGCGCTCTCGGCCGGCATGCTGGTGGGCGGCATCCTGCTGGGTCTTTACCCGCCTCGGCGTAAACGCTTGCTGATGATCTGCGGGTTGATCGCCATCGAAGGCGTGCTGCTGGCGCTGCTCCCCCAATCAACAGCCTTGGGCGCAACCTTGATCCAGCTGCTGATCGGCCTGTGCATCGCCGGCAACAATGTGCCCATGCTGTCGCTGCTGCAACAGCACACGCCACCGGACAAGATCGGCCGGGTCATGAGCCTCAACAGCATGGCCTCGCTGGGGCTGACTCCCGTAGCTTACGGGCTCTGCTCTCTCTTGTTGGCCGGCGGCGTTTCGCTGGGCTGGCTGGCTGCAGGTGGTGGCCTGTTGCTGGCGGCACTGTGCATCCTGCTACCACTCTGCGTACGCACCTTGCGTCAAACCGACTGA
- a CDS encoding alpha-1,6-glucosidase domain-containing protein: MQTRHLWGPVAAARRWLGIVTLGVLLNACGGGGGDNASTQPPVTTNPPVATDIADCDASDFQRVLFAVPVATAAAVAVPDGMVRLHYRRGDGQYGNWKTYAWNAPGEALGGWPGIAPTGNDDFGAYWDIPVSSPEFNFILHDGTTREPSAWSQATGDQQQFWKVADGKEIWKLAGDKTQYASNPLLATGPNLSTVRVHYRRYDGNYSGWGLHLWSSNGIDTARMPASPAIGDWAKPVPLSAMPGYTVSNGTASFDIPVLNPKDDASRTSLSFVIHGLGGAGQPDVGNKDGWSSDIQIAYSTLTIANGIGQVWLVQEVPQVFAAQPDTRQVSTLDARAYWLSRQYLQWPKVDTGHVFKLYHARNGKIVATKDAAVSGADGALTLTVASSVPAAAAERFKYVSAGVALKVADADLPKLGELFQSQLLLVQETADGKVQNATTAQLAGALDEQFAAASSVSDLGVSIAGGNTVFKLWAPTAQKVQACVFDSGSAKAASIEALSRDAATGVWRASKAGDLSGKYYSYLVDVFVRGVGVVRNRVTDPYAISLTTDSKRSYIADLNAASLKPAGWDSHAMPAIAAQEDMNIYELHVRDFSVNDPTVSVANRGKYLAFTEVASNGMKHLKALAQAGMTDVHLLPVFDIASVPEAGCVSPTIPSAAADAEAQQAAVAAVRDQDCFNWGYDPYHFGAPEGSYASDAADGAKRIIEFRQMVQALHAAGLRVGMDVVYNHTSASGQNEKSVLDRVVPGYYHRLNNTGGIENSTCCANTATENAMMAKLMIDTAKLWAVHYKIDSFRFDLMAHQPRAAMEQLRTVVNAATSRDIQLIGEGWNFGEVANGARFVQASQLSLNGSGIGTFSDRARDLIRGGSGFDSGMNLRRNQGYINGLYYDDNGTGGGKTRNDLMWAADVVKVGLAGSLRDYTLTTHWDAALKLADINYNGQPAGYVSDPQEAVNYVENHDNQTLFDINAYKLPDSTSTADRARVQMLGAALNMFSQGVNYFHAGIDTLRSKSLDRNSYNAGDWFNRLDWSYSDNYFGTGAPGKDDNGDNYSVIKPLLANAGIKPTAADIAWTRDVFRDLLAIRKSSTLFRLRTADEVKQRLSFLNTGSSQEPTVIAARLNGAGYAGAGFTELLYLVNVDKAEHTLAIPSLSGKAYALHPVQAATSAADARVRSAAVTACSNTGSFRIPARSAVVCVLN; the protein is encoded by the coding sequence ATGCAAACCAGGCACCTTTGGGGCCCGGTGGCGGCTGCACGCCGCTGGCTGGGCATCGTGACATTAGGCGTTTTGCTGAACGCCTGCGGTGGAGGTGGCGGCGATAACGCCAGCACCCAACCCCCCGTGACCACCAATCCCCCTGTCGCCACCGACATCGCCGATTGCGATGCCAGCGACTTCCAGCGCGTGCTGTTTGCCGTGCCCGTCGCCACAGCCGCCGCGGTGGCCGTGCCCGATGGCATGGTGCGGCTCCACTATCGACGTGGCGATGGCCAGTATGGCAACTGGAAAACCTATGCCTGGAACGCCCCCGGCGAAGCCTTGGGTGGCTGGCCCGGCATTGCGCCCACGGGGAATGACGATTTCGGTGCTTACTGGGATATTCCGGTCAGCAGCCCCGAATTCAACTTCATTCTGCACGATGGCACGACGCGCGAACCCTCGGCCTGGAGCCAGGCAACGGGCGACCAGCAGCAGTTCTGGAAGGTCGCCGACGGCAAGGAAATCTGGAAGCTGGCCGGCGACAAGACCCAGTACGCCAGCAACCCGCTGCTCGCCACCGGACCGAATCTGAGCACGGTGCGCGTGCATTACCGTCGTTACGACGGCAACTACAGTGGCTGGGGTCTGCACCTGTGGAGCAGTAACGGTATCGACACCGCGCGCATGCCCGCGTCGCCGGCCATAGGCGATTGGGCCAAGCCGGTGCCGCTGAGCGCCATGCCCGGCTACACCGTTAGCAATGGCACGGCCAGCTTTGATATCCCGGTACTCAACCCCAAGGATGATGCCAGCCGTACCAGCCTGAGTTTCGTGATCCACGGCCTGGGCGGCGCAGGTCAGCCGGATGTGGGCAACAAGGATGGCTGGAGCAGCGATATCCAGATTGCCTACAGCACGCTCACTATCGCCAATGGCATCGGCCAGGTCTGGCTGGTGCAGGAAGTTCCGCAGGTGTTCGCGGCGCAGCCCGATACGCGCCAAGTGTCCACGCTGGACGCGCGCGCCTATTGGCTGTCGCGCCAGTACCTGCAATGGCCCAAGGTGGATACGGGCCATGTGTTCAAGCTCTACCACGCGCGCAACGGCAAGATCGTTGCCACCAAGGATGCTGCCGTCAGCGGCGCGGATGGCGCGCTGACACTGACTGTCGCCAGCAGCGTACCGGCGGCAGCGGCCGAGCGGTTCAAGTACGTGAGTGCGGGCGTGGCGCTCAAGGTGGCCGATGCCGACCTGCCGAAACTGGGCGAACTGTTCCAGAGCCAGCTGCTGCTGGTGCAGGAAACGGCCGACGGCAAGGTGCAGAACGCCACCACGGCGCAACTGGCCGGTGCGCTCGATGAGCAGTTTGCGGCTGCCAGCAGCGTGAGCGATCTGGGCGTGAGCATTGCCGGCGGCAATACCGTGTTCAAGCTGTGGGCACCCACGGCGCAGAAGGTGCAGGCTTGCGTGTTCGACAGCGGCAGCGCCAAGGCCGCCAGCATCGAAGCGCTGAGCCGCGATGCCGCTACCGGGGTGTGGCGCGCCAGCAAGGCGGGCGACCTCAGCGGCAAGTATTACAGCTATCTGGTCGATGTCTTCGTGCGTGGCGTGGGCGTGGTGCGCAACCGTGTCACCGACCCGTATGCCATCAGCCTGACCACCGATTCGAAGCGCAGCTATATCGCTGATCTGAATGCGGCCAGCCTAAAGCCCGCGGGCTGGGATAGCCACGCCATGCCCGCGATTGCTGCGCAGGAGGACATGAACATCTATGAACTCCATGTGCGCGACTTCTCGGTCAACGATCCCACCGTATCGGTGGCGAACCGCGGCAAGTATCTGGCCTTCACCGAGGTCGCCAGCAATGGCATGAAGCACCTGAAGGCGCTGGCGCAGGCCGGTATGACGGACGTGCATCTGCTGCCGGTATTCGATATCGCCAGCGTGCCCGAAGCCGGTTGCGTGTCGCCGACCATTCCGTCTGCTGCCGCCGATGCGGAAGCCCAGCAGGCGGCGGTAGCCGCCGTGCGGGACCAGGACTGTTTCAACTGGGGTTACGACCCTTACCACTTCGGCGCGCCCGAGGGCAGCTACGCCTCCGATGCGGCCGACGGTGCCAAGCGCATCATCGAGTTCCGCCAGATGGTGCAGGCGCTACACGCAGCCGGTCTGCGCGTGGGTATGGACGTGGTCTACAACCACACCAGCGCCTCGGGCCAGAACGAGAAGTCGGTGCTGGATCGCGTTGTGCCCGGTTACTACCACCGGCTCAACAACACCGGCGGCATCGAGAACTCGACCTGCTGTGCCAACACGGCCACCGAGAACGCCATGATGGCCAAGCTGATGATCGACACGGCCAAGCTCTGGGCCGTGCACTACAAGATCGACTCGTTCCGTTTCGATTTGATGGCACACCAGCCCCGCGCAGCCATGGAGCAGCTCAGAACCGTAGTGAACGCCGCCACCAGCCGCGATATCCAGTTGATCGGCGAAGGCTGGAACTTTGGTGAAGTGGCCAACGGTGCACGCTTTGTGCAGGCCTCGCAGCTGTCGCTCAATGGTTCCGGCATCGGCACTTTCAGCGACCGCGCGCGTGACTTGATCCGTGGCGGCAGCGGCTTTGATAGCGGCATGAATCTGCGCCGCAACCAGGGCTACATCAACGGCCTGTACTACGACGACAACGGCACCGGTGGTGGCAAGACGCGCAATGACCTGATGTGGGCGGCCGATGTGGTCAAGGTGGGCTTGGCGGGTTCGCTGCGCGACTACACGCTGACCACGCACTGGGACGCCGCGCTCAAGCTCGCGGACATCAACTACAACGGCCAGCCGGCCGGTTATGTGAGTGACCCGCAGGAGGCCGTGAACTATGTGGAGAACCACGACAACCAGACACTGTTCGACATCAATGCCTACAAGCTGCCCGATAGCACCAGCACGGCAGATCGTGCGCGCGTGCAGATGCTGGGGGCGGCGCTGAACATGTTCAGCCAGGGGGTTAATTACTTCCATGCCGGTATCGACACGCTGCGTTCCAAATCGCTGGACCGCAACAGCTACAACGCCGGCGACTGGTTCAACCGGCTCGACTGGAGTTATAGCGACAACTACTTCGGCACCGGTGCGCCGGGCAAGGACGACAACGGCGACAACTACAGCGTGATCAAGCCCTTGCTGGCGAACGCGGGCATCAAGCCCACGGCCGCCGACATCGCCTGGACGCGCGATGTATTCCGCGATCTGCTGGCCATCCGCAAGAGTTCAACCCTGTTCCGCCTGCGCACCGCCGACGAGGTCAAGCAGCGGCTGAGCTTCCTCAACACCGGCTCCAGCCAGGAACCCACGGTGATTGCAGCGCGGCTCAATGGGGCAGGGTATGCGGGTGCCGGTTTCACCGAGCTGCTTTACTTGGTGAACGTGGACAAAGCCGAGCACACGCTGGCGATACCGTCGCTGAGTGGCAAGGCCTATGCGCTGCATCCGGTGCAGGCAGCAACCAGCGCCGCGGATGCCCGTGTTCGCAGTGCGGCGGTCACGGCCTGTAGTAACACTGGCAGCTTCCGCATTCCGGCCCGGTCGGCGGTGGTGTGCGTCCTTAACTGA
- the bioB gene encoding biotin synthase BioB, which produces MNQAATPQTLQFHKKLVPHASEQRWTVEAVAELFALPFNDLLFRAQTVHREYFDPHKVQLSTLLSIKTGGCPEDCGYCPQSVRYDTGVTSQDLMPLEEVLDAAKAAKAAGASRFCMGAAWRGPKQRDIEEVKQMIAGVKSLGLQTCATLGMLKEGMAGELKDAGLDYYNHNLDTAPEKYDDIIGTRGYDDRLDTLRQVREAGMNVCCGGIVGMGESREERAGLLAQLANLDPQPESVPINNLVKVEGTPLADQEGIDWSEFVRTIAVARIVLPQSFVRLSAGRQQMPEAMQALCFLAGANSIFYGEKLLTTGNPEADGDRALFAKLDLQPL; this is translated from the coding sequence ATGAACCAAGCCGCCACGCCGCAAACCCTGCAGTTTCACAAGAAGCTTGTCCCGCATGCCAGCGAGCAGCGCTGGACTGTAGAAGCCGTGGCCGAGTTGTTTGCGCTGCCGTTCAACGACCTGCTGTTCCGTGCCCAGACCGTACACCGCGAATACTTCGATCCACACAAGGTTCAGCTGTCGACCCTGTTGTCGATCAAGACCGGTGGCTGCCCCGAGGATTGCGGCTACTGCCCGCAGAGCGTGCGTTACGACACGGGTGTGACCAGCCAGGATCTGATGCCGCTGGAAGAAGTGCTCGATGCCGCCAAGGCCGCCAAGGCGGCGGGTGCATCGCGCTTCTGCATGGGCGCCGCCTGGCGCGGCCCCAAGCAGCGCGATATTGAAGAAGTGAAGCAGATGATCGCCGGGGTGAAGTCGCTGGGTCTGCAGACCTGCGCCACGCTGGGCATGCTCAAGGAAGGCATGGCCGGTGAACTCAAGGATGCGGGTCTCGATTACTACAACCACAACCTCGACACCGCGCCCGAAAAGTACGACGACATCATCGGTACTCGTGGCTACGACGACCGGCTCGATACGCTGCGTCAGGTGCGCGAAGCCGGCATGAATGTGTGCTGCGGCGGCATCGTGGGCATGGGTGAAAGCCGCGAGGAGCGCGCTGGCCTGCTGGCGCAGCTGGCCAATCTTGATCCGCAGCCTGAATCGGTACCCATCAACAATCTGGTCAAGGTCGAAGGCACGCCACTGGCAGACCAGGAAGGTATCGACTGGAGCGAGTTCGTTCGCACCATCGCAGTGGCGCGCATCGTGTTGCCGCAGAGCTTTGTGCGTTTGTCCGCCGGTCGCCAGCAAATGCCCGAGGCCATGCAGGCGCTGTGCTTCCTCGCAGGGGCCAATTCGATTTTCTACGGCGAAAAGCTGCTCACGACAGGCAATCCCGAGGCCGATGGTGACCGCGCGCTGTTCGCCAAGCTGGACTTGCAACCACTCTGA
- a CDS encoding AraC family transcriptional regulator, with protein sequence MISSQLLFLFSALGSINGIFLALYLFTRRSQRLTNSLLGGLLLAIGVRTGKSTFYYFYPDIAVEFLQIGMSACLLIGPLTYLYVQCHLADIGQKALGTAWRWHLLVSLLVIGIGITFPYSRYPHIWHHVLSGIHVYWAFYLLLAGKQLWQARPVWIGNEHGSSRQVILLLSVYFSSCLILIAYATTQLTSYIVGALSFTFSIHLTILTFLFQKEVQIEATRKEKYQNRKLADADVQSLLESLNQTMRDQQLYLNPNLTLALLAKKVGALQTTVSQVINENLGKSFNLYINEFRIQYAQKLLAHESHLTMELVAERSGFNSNSTFFAAFKKITGQTPASYRAAFASAPTGAAEIATALPDHQVSSHS encoded by the coding sequence GTGATATCGAGCCAACTTCTTTTCCTCTTCAGTGCCCTGGGCTCAATCAACGGGATTTTCCTGGCGCTTTACCTGTTCACCCGCCGCTCGCAGCGCCTGACGAATAGCCTGCTAGGCGGCCTGTTGCTGGCAATCGGTGTGCGTACTGGCAAATCCACGTTCTATTATTTCTATCCGGATATTGCGGTCGAATTCCTCCAGATCGGCATGTCTGCCTGCTTGCTGATCGGCCCACTGACCTATCTGTATGTGCAATGCCATCTGGCAGACATTGGGCAAAAAGCCCTGGGTACTGCTTGGCGCTGGCATTTACTCGTGTCCTTGCTGGTGATCGGCATCGGCATTACTTTCCCTTATTCCCGATATCCGCATATCTGGCACCACGTGCTGTCTGGCATTCATGTTTACTGGGCTTTTTATCTATTACTAGCCGGAAAACAATTATGGCAGGCACGCCCTGTATGGATTGGCAATGAACATGGCAGCTCACGCCAAGTCATACTTTTGCTGAGTGTCTACTTCAGCAGCTGCCTGATTCTGATTGCCTATGCCACTACCCAATTGACCTCCTATATCGTTGGCGCACTCTCATTTACGTTTTCCATACACCTGACCATATTGACCTTCCTGTTTCAAAAGGAGGTTCAGATCGAGGCCACACGCAAGGAGAAATATCAGAATCGCAAACTGGCCGATGCAGATGTCCAATCCTTGCTGGAATCCCTGAATCAAACCATGCGTGACCAGCAGCTCTATCTGAATCCGAATCTGACCCTGGCCTTGCTGGCCAAAAAGGTCGGCGCCTTGCAAACGACGGTTTCCCAAGTCATCAATGAAAACCTGGGCAAGAGCTTCAATCTCTATATCAACGAGTTCCGCATTCAATACGCGCAAAAGCTATTGGCTCACGAATCCCATTTGACCATGGAGCTGGTCGCCGAGCGCAGTGGTTTCAATTCCAATTCCACATTCTTTGCGGCATTCAAGAAAATTACCGGGCAAACACCGGCCAGCTACCGCGCTGCATTTGCCTCGGCGCCCACGGGCGCCGCCGAGATCGCTACCGCTCTGCCCGACCATCAGGTTTCCAGTCACTCCTGA